In one window of Veillonellaceae bacterium DNA:
- the pssA gene encoding CDP-diacylglycerol--serine O-phosphatidyltransferase yields MSKRWIPNMLTVFNLFAGIMAILLSLMEDWWAATALIVGAALFDSLDGRIARRLNVASEFGKQLDSLADLVSFGVAPAIIAYMLNFISAGWNGYLLAALFPICGALRLARFNTVSFQGYYLGLPITAAGPVLAGAALVGGSFPFELNALLLIALSALMVSTIKIPKL; encoded by the coding sequence ATGTCCAAAAGATGGATCCCCAATATGCTGACAGTCTTTAATCTTTTCGCCGGTATTATGGCTATCCTGCTCTCTTTGATGGAGGACTGGTGGGCAGCTACTGCTCTAATTGTTGGGGCGGCGTTGTTTGACAGTTTAGATGGAAGGATTGCCAGAAGACTTAATGTTGCTAGCGAATTTGGAAAACAGCTTGATTCGCTAGCCGATTTAGTATCGTTTGGTGTAGCGCCTGCTATCATAGCGTATATGCTGAATTTTATCAGTGCTGGCTGGAACGGCTATCTGCTGGCTGCGTTATTCCCAATCTGCGGGGCCTTGCGCTTGGCAAGGTTTAATACGGTATCATTTCAAGGCTATTATCTAGGCTTGCCGATTACGGCGGCCGGTCCTGTTCTTGCTGGAGCTGCGCTAGTCGGCGGCAGTTTTCCGTTCGAGTTAAATGCTCTTTTGCTGATTGCGCTATCAGCGCTTATGGTTTCCACAATTAAAATTCCTAAGTTATAA
- a CDS encoding endoglucanase produces the protein MRLTKLLMTFLAIFLLIITPSIGKANSAYIINGILTESAPETFESDVKQITEFNNWYNRYTNYPSGYSMIYPRDMIVDVSLSAVRTVFANNITKIEVYYDDFSNTETTARNYIHYGNRFLRNTDDHTVTLDSTFSVNGFKTHLLKWERRKLARVENDKNYYASAEIIKNSSEVYTIFIKSSQPIQNELAIIESFKIIDKLGQAGIYKRNARSFSKFNSETVSFYDKYFSPTSKLTWGLFEPSAPETFSYLAPLETAMDYTFPILLRYQSLEENAPIRGLNKAYEQGRYVELTLQTVNPGLVNALRSQSANANARIIYQMLDGQYDDYLHEYAARLKAFGHPVLFRLNNEMNGDWCWYSAYYTSKDTDLYIALWKYIHSIFMAEGVENVLWVWNPHDVSRPDFKWNHYLTYYPGDEYVDIIGLTGYNNGTYFPGEKWREFDEIYQPIYDEYTAIFPKPLMITEFASNSVGGDKAAWLQNMFNSINKYPAIKAAVWWSGIDYDENGNPGRIYLIDESEEYLKIFRENLPE, from the coding sequence ATGAGATTAACTAAACTGCTCATGACCTTTCTTGCTATTTTTCTACTTATTATCACCCCGTCTATAGGCAAAGCGAATTCAGCCTACATTATTAACGGAATATTAACTGAATCGGCGCCGGAAACTTTTGAATCCGACGTAAAACAAATCACTGAATTTAATAACTGGTATAACCGTTATACCAATTACCCAAGCGGCTACAGCATGATTTATCCCCGCGACATGATTGTAGATGTTTCCCTTTCAGCTGTGCGAACAGTCTTTGCCAATAATATAACTAAAATCGAAGTTTATTATGATGATTTTAGCAACACTGAAACCACGGCACGTAATTATATTCATTATGGGAATAGATTCCTCCGTAATACCGACGACCATACTGTAACTTTGGACTCAACCTTTTCCGTGAACGGCTTTAAAACGCATCTGCTGAAATGGGAACGCCGTAAACTGGCCCGGGTAGAGAACGATAAGAACTACTATGCCTCAGCTGAGATTATCAAAAACAGTTCCGAGGTGTATACCATCTTTATCAAATCAAGCCAGCCGATTCAAAACGAATTGGCTATAATAGAAAGCTTTAAAATCATTGATAAACTGGGCCAGGCTGGTATCTATAAACGCAACGCAAGATCATTTTCCAAGTTCAATAGCGAAACTGTCAGCTTTTATGACAAGTATTTCAGCCCCACCAGTAAACTAACCTGGGGCCTGTTTGAACCCTCTGCCCCCGAGACGTTTTCATACTTAGCTCCGCTTGAAACTGCTATGGATTATACCTTCCCTATTTTGCTTCGTTATCAGTCTCTTGAAGAAAACGCCCCGATTCGCGGTCTTAACAAAGCCTACGAACAAGGACGTTATGTTGAACTGACTCTCCAAACAGTTAATCCTGGCCTTGTCAATGCCCTCCGATCACAATCGGCAAACGCCAATGCTCGCATTATATACCAGATGCTTGACGGACAATACGATGATTACCTCCATGAGTACGCTGCCCGCCTTAAAGCCTTTGGGCATCCGGTTTTATTTAGGTTAAACAATGAAATGAATGGTGACTGGTGCTGGTATTCGGCCTATTATACTTCCAAAGACACTGACCTATATATCGCGCTGTGGAAATACATTCACTCAATATTTATGGCCGAAGGTGTTGAAAATGTTCTATGGGTCTGGAATCCCCATGATGTCTCGCGGCCTGACTTTAAATGGAATCACTACCTGACCTATTATCCGGGAGATGAGTATGTCGATATTATTGGACTAACCGGTTACAATAACGGCACCTACTTCCCCGGTGAAAAATGGCGTGAGTTTGATGAAATATATCAGCCTATCTATGATGAATACACTGCCATTTTCCCCAAACCATTAATGATTACCGAGTTCGCTTCAAATTCAGTCGGCGGGGATAAAGCCGCCTGGCTCCAAAATATGTTCAATTCAATTAATAAGTACCCGGCCATCAAGGCTGCCGTCTGGTGGAGCGGTATCGATTATGACGAAAATGGCAACCCCGGTCGTATCTACCTAATTGACGAGAGCGAGGAATACCTCAAAATTTTCCGAGAAAACTTACCTGAATAA
- a CDS encoding asparaginase, with protein MSEILLQYTRAGKVESLHRGDIAVVDVQGKLVDSVGNPDLPMFWRSAAKPFQVLPFVFEGGLAKYDITSEELALMVSSHSGEQQHVDLVRKALLKVGLTEEALACGSAKPMNSKAAKAIMLNNEKYQAVHNACSGKHTGMLALCKMLGLPVEGYTESDHEVQKVMHTAVADAAGLKAEEVEIGIDGCGVPVFYLPLKNMAYAYARLGRPDTANWGQNIEAVKTIRDAMLAHPSVVAGTGRIDTAVMNLTKGRILAKIGAEAVYCLADVNQGIGISFKIEDGSYRAINPAVIGVLKRLDLITSAEHQELLRMFPPVLKNHRGDVIGTIETLI; from the coding sequence ATGAGTGAAATATTGCTGCAATATACGCGTGCCGGCAAGGTAGAGAGTTTACATCGCGGTGATATTGCTGTTGTTGATGTTCAGGGTAAGTTAGTTGATAGTGTTGGAAATCCCGATCTACCGATGTTTTGGCGTTCAGCAGCTAAGCCGTTTCAGGTATTGCCTTTTGTTTTCGAAGGCGGGTTGGCCAAGTATGATATTACGAGTGAAGAGTTGGCGCTGATGGTATCATCGCATAGCGGTGAACAGCAGCATGTCGATTTAGTGCGCAAGGCGTTGCTGAAAGTTGGGCTTACTGAGGAAGCACTAGCCTGCGGTTCGGCTAAACCAATGAATAGCAAAGCGGCCAAAGCAATTATGCTAAATAATGAAAAATATCAGGCTGTACACAATGCCTGCTCCGGAAAACATACCGGGATGCTGGCACTGTGCAAAATGCTTGGGCTACCAGTCGAAGGCTATACTGAATCCGACCATGAGGTACAAAAGGTTATGCATACGGCAGTAGCTGATGCCGCCGGATTAAAGGCTGAAGAAGTCGAGATTGGCATTGACGGCTGCGGTGTTCCTGTTTTTTACCTGCCGCTCAAGAATATGGCATATGCTTATGCACGGCTGGGGCGGCCTGACACGGCAAACTGGGGCCAGAATATTGAGGCGGTTAAAACCATTAGGGACGCGATGCTGGCTCACCCCAGCGTAGTAGCTGGTACCGGGCGGATTGATACTGCTGTAATGAATTTGACTAAAGGCCGTATCCTCGCTAAGATTGGCGCCGAAGCCGTTTACTGTCTGGCAGATGTAAACCAGGGTATTGGTATAAGCTTTAAAATTGAGGATGGTAGTTATCGCGCTATTAACCCGGCGGTAATAGGCGTATTAAAGCGCCTCGACTTAATAACATCAGCCGAGCACCAAGAATTATTAAGAATGTTTCCGCCGGTTCTGAAAAATCATCGCGGCGACGTTATCGGCACAATTGAAACATTAATATAA